GAAGAAAACCTTCAGCAACTACCTGGAAGCATCTGCTGGTAAGGCATTTAGCGGCCCTCTTGCAAGGGGGGATGTGAGCACGATCCGCCGCCACTTGAAGGCGCTGAAAGCAGTTCCAGGCGCGCGAGAGATCTATGTGGCGCTGGCGCGCTCCGCGCTGCGCAATCTTCCTGCGCGAAACCGTCGCGCGGTCGCGCAAGTCCTCAAAAACGGGTAGCGGCAGCCTCAGCGATTGCCGATGAGGTGGCCGAGCTTTTCCTTCTTGGTCTTCATATATGCACGCGAGCGGGCGTGGGGCTCGACCTCGCAAGAAACGCGCTCCACAACCTTGACTCCGGCGCGCTCGAGTGCCGTTACCTTCTGGGGATTGTTGGAGAGCAGGCGCACCTCGCTGAGCTTGAGTGCCTTCAGTACTTCGGCGGGCAGTTCGAACTCACGCTGGTCGGCCTTGAAGCCCAGCTTCTCGTTGGCTTCGACGGTGTCCATGCCGGCGTCCTGCAGTTCGTAGGCTTTGAGCTTGGCGGCCAGACCGATGCCGCGTCCTTCCTGCTGCTCATAGATCAGGACCCCGGCGCCCTCGGCGGCGATCATGCTCAGCGCCATCTCCAGTTGCTGGCGGCAATCGCAGCGCAGCGAGCCGAAGACGTCGCCGGTGAGGCACTGC
This DNA window, taken from Terriglobales bacterium, encodes the following:
- the ribA gene encoding GTP cyclohydrolase II encodes the protein MKASPKVRKVAEADFPTRWGAFRIFGFEGSSSSDGQPSAETLVALVMGDVHSRPPLVRVHSQCLTGDVFGSLRCDCRQQLEMALSMIAAEGAGVLIYEQQEGRGIGLAAKLKAYELQDAGMDTVEANEKLGFKADQREFELPAEVLKALKLSEVRLLSNNPQKVTALERAGVKVVERVSCEVEPHARSRAYMKTKKEKLGHLIGNR